The following are encoded together in the Chaetodon auriga isolate fChaAug3 chromosome 4, fChaAug3.hap1, whole genome shotgun sequence genome:
- the pecam1b gene encoding platelet endothelial cell adhesion molecule isoform X11, with the protein MGLLLLLTSTLLSSYFHPGRVVNAQQSFTIRDVTLSIEPSTDVTRDTNVTLRCQAIVSSSGQEPLSREYTIYKDSNTIYTKTSSTSEDLLYPLPEVRVSNTGKYKCAINIEGKQMTSQAKKLTVTGLSRPVLHLNKRVVSEGEELTASCTAPGETGFIFFYFYEDSKEIVEKQVNSNQAEAKLRFSSIGIHKIHCAYIVLVTPGSFKSNQSTSITVSVKELPVTVVLEISPPYKIYEGDQLVILCTMSNFGRTSESVHLYLSQGTRLLSTGSTKVNHSMVAQAKDPGEFECRLEMGNVVKVTTKTISVTELFSVPTLTMSPAEVFQKEYMTLTCKSESYASERLRKGELTYSLDPPQSFLMSKDNGVFFGKALLLDFNYTCVAQAKGVVKHSETLTVRPKVAVSIPKILVVGRAILGQPFKVLCQSDTGSLPINYTLLKDYTPLSTTSVKLPFQQALFTVNITNSNEINKYMCEAKNSHKEGLLSKRLNATVVVPLTDLILSILSNSQEISEGDYLYLICSTLGTPPITFKLYREGTEQPLYSTTSNLNNTSYEIPVLSKEHSGKYYCEAVNHANIVITSDPVIIEVHLALWKKAVIGGFSLVVLLVLLVAAVLYFRSNRGRETYSPPASKREAAAELSVLRALNQMTL; encoded by the exons ATGGGACTCCTGCTACTGCTCACCTCCACGCTCCTGTCCAGCT ACTTCCATCCAGGGAGAGTGGTGAATGCACAGCAAT CATTCACGATAAGAGACGTCACCCTGTCCATCGAGCCCAGTACTGACGTGACTCGGGACACCAATGTGACTTTGAGATGTCAGGCCATCGTGAGCAGCTCGGGGCAGGAGCCGCTCAGCCGTGAGTACACTATATACAAGGACAGCAACACAATCTACACCAAGACCTCCAGCACCTCAGAGGACCTTCTGTATCCACTGCCCGAGGTCAGAGTGTCCAACACCGGCAAATATAAGTGCGCGATCAACATTGAGGGCAAGCAGATGACCAGCCAAGCCAAGAAACTCACAGTGACAG GCCTGTCAAGACCAGTCCTCCACCTTAACAAACGTGTGGTCAGTGAAGGGGAGGAGCTAACGGCCAGCTGCACGGCACCTGGCGAGACAGGCTTCATTTTCTTCTACTTCTATGAAGACTCGAAAGAAATCGTGGAGAAGCAGGTCAACTCCAACCAGGCAGAGGCCAAGCTTCGCTTCAGCAGCATTGGCATACACAAAATTCATTGTGCCTACATTGTACTCGTAACGCCAGGCTCCTTCAAGTCCAACCAAAGCACCAGCATCACTGTTTCAGTCAAAG AGCTGCCTGTCACAGTGGTTTTGGAGATCTCCCCTCCGTACAAGATCTATGAAGGAGACCAACTTGTCATCTTGTGCACCATGAGCAACTTTGGGCGTACCTCTGAAAGTGTCCACCTCTACCTGAGCCAGGGGACCCGCCTTCTCAGCACTGGAAGCACTAAAGTCAACCACAGCATGGTCGCACAGGCAAAGGACCCTGGAGAGTTTGAGTGCAGATTAGAGATGGGAAATGTAGTGAAAGTCACCACAAAGACAATTTCAGTGACTG AGCTGTTTTCAGTGCCCACTCTCACCATGTCTCCAGCTGAAGTCTTTCAAAAGGAATATATGACACTAACCTGCAAAAGTGAGAGCTACGCCTCTGAAAGACTCCGCAAGGGAGAGTTGACTTACAGTCTTGATCCACCCCAAAGCTTCCTGATGTCCAAGGACAACGGAGTATTTTTTGGCAAGGCCCTGCTGTTAGATTTCAACTATACCTGTGTTGCTCAAGCCAAGGGCGTcgtgaaacacagtgaaacccTGACTGTACGTCCTAAAG TTGCTGTCTCCATTCCAAAGATCTTGGTGGTTGGCAGGGCGATCCTGGGACAGCCCTTTAAGGTCCTCTGTCAGTCAGACACTGGCAGCCTGCCGATAAACTACACCCTGCTGAAGGATTACACCCCGCTGAGCACAACCAGCGTCAAGCTGCCTTTTCAGCAAGCTCtcttcacagtcaacatcaccAACAGTAATGAGATAAACAAGTACATGTGCGAGGCAAAGAATAGTCACAAGGAAGGCCTGCTCAGTAAACGACTCAATGCTACTGTCGTAG TGCCTCTCACAGACCTGATCCTGAGCATCCTCTCCAACTCACAAGAAATTTCTGAGGGAGATTACCTCTACCTCATATGCAGCACTCTAGGCACACCACCCATCACTTTTAAGTTGTACCGTGAAGGCACTGAACAGCCGCTGTACAGCACAACCTCCAACCTGAACAACACAAGCTACGAGATCCCCGTGCTGTCCAAAGAGCACAGCGGCAAGTACTACTGCGAGGCTGTCAACCACGCCAACATCGTCATCACCAGTGACCCGGTCATCATAGAGG tGCACTTGGCGTTGTGGAAGAAAGCTGTGATTGGGGGGTTCAGTCTGGTcgtgttgttggtgttgttggtggctgctgtgctgtactTCAGATCCAACCGAGGTAGAGAGACCTACAGTCCACCAGCAA GtaaaagagaagcagctgctgaattGTCAGT CCTTCGAGCCCTAAATCAGATGACTCTTTAA